One window of Elaeis guineensis isolate ETL-2024a chromosome 11, EG11, whole genome shotgun sequence genomic DNA carries:
- the LOC105053901 gene encoding uncharacterized protein isoform X2, which translates to MTRIRCYWGWVAAAIAFRLLLICFPENLNLGSRPEVATPLTSLRRLAEGYWLKQSSMSPYAGSMYHGSPLLLSILGPLTITSLMFVIVDFVTAMLIHATGQKLMTKCHQSLQFLNLSKLVEASGNVDAGKFASLVFLWNPLTIVTCVGSTTTPIDNFMVVLAIFGACSRLAPLAAFGWVIATHLSLYPVILIVPLILLLCHGLDAPPSKLFQQKNSDASGSSPSSHSHAKSTQTGIQAHYFSWRPALHFLLWASIWSCYVLFLSSISLKGLGGLLEMFKKTHGFILTVQDLSPNIGVLWYFFAEVFDFFRNFFLIVFNMNILFMLLPLAMRLKHRPCFLAFVYLAISSMLKSYPSVGDAALYLGLLGLFANELAGMQFSFFLFCGYIGVSLLSPVMHNLWIWRGTGNANFYFATGIAYACLQTVLVVESVSTMLKYDRMLRKHITT; encoded by the exons ATGACGAGGATCCGGTGCTACTGGGGCTGGGTGGCGGCGGCGATCGCCTTCAGGCTTCTTCTCATCTGCTTCCCTGAGAACCTCAACCTCGGCTCCCGCCCCGAGGTCGCCACCCCTCTCACCAGCCTCCGCCGCC TGGCCGAAGGTTACTGGCTTAAGCAGTCGTCCATGTCCCCTTACGCAG GGTCTATGTACCATGGTTCTCCATTGCTATTGTCAATTCTTGGGCCCTTAACTATTACAAG TTTGATGTTTGTGATTGTAGATTTTGTTACTGCCATGCTCATTCATGCAACTGGCCAGAAACTTATGACGAAATGCCATCAAAGTTTGCAATTTCTGAACCTTTCAAAACTGGTTGAAGCTTCAG GAAATGTAGATGCTGGAAAATTTGCATCTCTTGTATTTTTGTGGAACCCATTGACAATAGTCACTTGTGTCGGATCAACAACAACACCGATTGATAATTTTATGGTTGTGTTGGCCATATTTGGAGCTTGTTCAC GTTTAGCACCATTGGCAGCCTTTGGATGGGTCATTGCTACACACCTATCACTTTACCCTGTAATCCTGATTGTGCCG CTAATTCTTCTATTATGCCATGGTCTGGATGCTCCTCCTTCAAAGTTGTTCCAACAGAAAAATAGTGATGCAAGTGGAAGCAGTCCATCAAGTCATAGTCATGCTAAGAGTACTCAAACTGGAATTCAAGCTCATTATTTTTCATGGAGACCGGCTCTTCACTTCTTGTTATGGGCATCTATCTGGTCATGTTATGTGTTATTCTTGAGTAGCATCTCACTTAAAGGGCTTGGTGGCCTTTTGGAAATGTTCAAAAA GACACATGGATTTATTCTTACCGTGCAAGATCTGTCTCCAAATATAGGTGTCTTATG GTATTTCTTTGCGGAAGTCTTCGACTTTTTCAGGAATTTCTTTCTTATAGTTTTTAATATGAATATACTATTTATGCTATTACCATTGGCCATGCGTCTGAAACACCGACCGTGCTTCCTTGCCTTTGTGTATCTTGCTATCTCTTCAATGCTAAAATCCTATCCCTCA GTTGGAGATGCAGCTCTATACTTGGGCCTTTTGGGCCTTTTTGCCAATGAGTTAGCAG GCATGCAATTCTCTTTCTTCCTATTTTGTGGGTACATTGGAGTCTCCCTGCTTAGCCCTGTTATGCACAACCTATGGATTTGgagg GGTACTGGTAATGCAAATTTTTACTTTGCCACGGGAATTGCCTATGCTTGCTTGCAG ACCGTACTGGTTGTTGAGAGTGTGAGCACAATGCTGAAGTATGACAGGATGCTGCGTAAGCATATAACAACATGA
- the LOC105053901 gene encoding uncharacterized protein isoform X1, translated as MTRIRCYWGWVAAAIAFRLLLICFPENLNLGSRPEVATPLTSLRRLAEGYWLKQSSMSPYAGSMYHGSPLLLSILGPLTITRSEGQPAHFSCSLMFVIVDFVTAMLIHATGQKLMTKCHQSLQFLNLSKLVEASGNVDAGKFASLVFLWNPLTIVTCVGSTTTPIDNFMVVLAIFGACSRLAPLAAFGWVIATHLSLYPVILIVPLILLLCHGLDAPPSKLFQQKNSDASGSSPSSHSHAKSTQTGIQAHYFSWRPALHFLLWASIWSCYVLFLSSISLKGLGGLLEMFKKTHGFILTVQDLSPNIGVLWYFFAEVFDFFRNFFLIVFNMNILFMLLPLAMRLKHRPCFLAFVYLAISSMLKSYPSVGDAALYLGLLGLFANELAGMQFSFFLFCGYIGVSLLSPVMHNLWIWRGTGNANFYFATGIAYACLQTVLVVESVSTMLKYDRMLRKHITT; from the exons ATGACGAGGATCCGGTGCTACTGGGGCTGGGTGGCGGCGGCGATCGCCTTCAGGCTTCTTCTCATCTGCTTCCCTGAGAACCTCAACCTCGGCTCCCGCCCCGAGGTCGCCACCCCTCTCACCAGCCTCCGCCGCC TGGCCGAAGGTTACTGGCTTAAGCAGTCGTCCATGTCCCCTTACGCAG GGTCTATGTACCATGGTTCTCCATTGCTATTGTCAATTCTTGGGCCCTTAACTATTACAAG AAGTGAAGGCCAACCTGCCCATTTCTCTTGCAG TTTGATGTTTGTGATTGTAGATTTTGTTACTGCCATGCTCATTCATGCAACTGGCCAGAAACTTATGACGAAATGCCATCAAAGTTTGCAATTTCTGAACCTTTCAAAACTGGTTGAAGCTTCAG GAAATGTAGATGCTGGAAAATTTGCATCTCTTGTATTTTTGTGGAACCCATTGACAATAGTCACTTGTGTCGGATCAACAACAACACCGATTGATAATTTTATGGTTGTGTTGGCCATATTTGGAGCTTGTTCAC GTTTAGCACCATTGGCAGCCTTTGGATGGGTCATTGCTACACACCTATCACTTTACCCTGTAATCCTGATTGTGCCG CTAATTCTTCTATTATGCCATGGTCTGGATGCTCCTCCTTCAAAGTTGTTCCAACAGAAAAATAGTGATGCAAGTGGAAGCAGTCCATCAAGTCATAGTCATGCTAAGAGTACTCAAACTGGAATTCAAGCTCATTATTTTTCATGGAGACCGGCTCTTCACTTCTTGTTATGGGCATCTATCTGGTCATGTTATGTGTTATTCTTGAGTAGCATCTCACTTAAAGGGCTTGGTGGCCTTTTGGAAATGTTCAAAAA GACACATGGATTTATTCTTACCGTGCAAGATCTGTCTCCAAATATAGGTGTCTTATG GTATTTCTTTGCGGAAGTCTTCGACTTTTTCAGGAATTTCTTTCTTATAGTTTTTAATATGAATATACTATTTATGCTATTACCATTGGCCATGCGTCTGAAACACCGACCGTGCTTCCTTGCCTTTGTGTATCTTGCTATCTCTTCAATGCTAAAATCCTATCCCTCA GTTGGAGATGCAGCTCTATACTTGGGCCTTTTGGGCCTTTTTGCCAATGAGTTAGCAG GCATGCAATTCTCTTTCTTCCTATTTTGTGGGTACATTGGAGTCTCCCTGCTTAGCCCTGTTATGCACAACCTATGGATTTGgagg GGTACTGGTAATGCAAATTTTTACTTTGCCACGGGAATTGCCTATGCTTGCTTGCAG ACCGTACTGGTTGTTGAGAGTGTGAGCACAATGCTGAAGTATGACAGGATGCTGCGTAAGCATATAACAACATGA
- the LOC105054323 gene encoding peroxidase 60-like, giving the protein MKSPVLGSIVLTLLVLHISTTCHGALPTGFQKGKCGQNDAEAIIRGVVAARFRRDPTIVAALLRMQFHQNRCDASILLDGPSGEKTAPPNLSVRGYDIIDEAKAALEKACPGVVSCADIIVAVTRDAVALGGGLRYELPLGRRDGKASLASNVNLPAPSATVAQALSAFKGKGLTAAEMVLLLGGHTVGVTHCALIMNHLHNFNGTNKSDPTMNPALLATLKCRCPRNGASGNNTINLDQNLPSANKVDNSYYNQLILNKGILEIDQKLALDPATKNLVSAQATGSNFPALFNNAIIKMSTIQVLTGMQGEIKKSCRSINKL; this is encoded by the exons ATGAAGTCCCCAGTGCTTGGCTCCATTGTTCTCACTCTTCTAGTGCTACACATCAGCACCACTTGCCATGGTGCACTGCCAACGGGATTCCAAAAAGGGAAGTGTGGCCAAAATGATGCCGAGGCCATCATCCGAGGTGTAGTCGCTGCTCGGTTCAGGAGAGACCCGACCATCGTCGCCGCCCTCCTTCGAATGCAGTTCCATC AGAAT AGGTGCGATGCATCGATACTTTTGGATGGTCCCTCGGGCGAGAAGACTGCACCTCCAAACCTGAGTGTAAGGGGCTACGACATTATCGACGAAGCTAAAGCTGCATTGGAGAAGGCCTGCCCAGGTGTCGTTTCATGTGCAGATATCATCGTCGCAGTGACAAGGGATGCAGTTGCCTTG GGTGGGGGTTTGAGGTATGAATTGCCATTGGGAAGGAGGGATGGGAAAGCCTCCCTTGCCAGTAACGTGAATCTCCCAGCTCCTTCAGCAACAGTGGCACAGGCGCTCAGTGCATTCAAAGGGAAGGGACTCACTGCAGCTGAAATGGTTCTTCTATTAG GTGGTCATACTGTTGGAGTCACTCATTGTGCTCTCATCATGAATCACCTTCACAATTTCAATGGAACAAACAAATCTGATCCCACCATGAATCCTGCCCTCCTCGCGACACTGAAATGTCGATGCCCCAGGAATGGAGCATCAGGGAATAACACAATCAACCTTGATCAGAACTTGCCTAGTGCAAACAAAGTGGACAACAGCTACTACAACCAACTCATTTTAAATAAAGGCATTCTCGAAATTGACCAGAAGTTGGCTTTGGACCCTGCAACCAAAAATCTAGTTTCAGCTCAAGCTACTGGATCCAACTTCCCAGCCCTGTTCAACAACGCTATTATCAAGATGAGCACCATCCAAGTCCTTACTGGAATGCAAGGAGAAATAAAAAAATCCTGCCGATCGATCAACAAGCTTTAA